The following are encoded together in the Bacillus sp. V2I10 genome:
- a CDS encoding MFS transporter: MMEIRRERPVTQIASTNSMIYERNYSLMTAILFWCGLVVVSSVYLTIPLADTFNEVFEATAAQAAWTSSAFSLFYAIGCLFTAPLSDRYGRKRVILFGLAALTIITGVLGLSNSLSTLIMLRSIQGIAAATFPPVAVTYIVEMFPPEKRVTAIGFVSSGFLMAGVVGQIFSSFISNMFGWQSVFYMIGAIYLITTIIVALLIPKADNQNNDNSLLAPFKQFGSVLTIKPLLFCYIIATTLLLTFVGMYTALGSYLSIEFGLGNQDIFFVRTVGIIGMLFSPFTGKLVAEFGIQNVLRGGLTLAFAGLAFLGISSNLPLLIIMSVMFVTGIAITVPTLISLVGQLGGQARGAAVSLYTSVVFIGASLGPIMAVALLNTSSYLLTFEILALLLGIGLVASFFIKPSIR; encoded by the coding sequence ATGATGGAAATAAGGAGGGAACGCCCCGTGACTCAAATAGCAAGTACAAACAGCATGATTTATGAGCGAAACTATTCGTTAATGACAGCTATTTTGTTTTGGTGTGGTCTTGTAGTCGTGTCCAGCGTTTATTTGACTATTCCATTGGCAGACACCTTTAATGAAGTTTTTGAAGCCACAGCTGCTCAAGCAGCGTGGACCAGCAGCGCTTTTTCCCTTTTTTACGCGATAGGCTGTCTGTTTACCGCACCATTGTCAGATCGTTATGGACGCAAAAGGGTAATATTATTTGGTTTGGCAGCATTAACGATTATTACCGGAGTATTGGGGTTATCGAATAGCCTGTCAACGTTAATCATGCTCCGGAGCATACAAGGAATAGCCGCGGCAACATTTCCCCCCGTAGCTGTAACTTATATTGTCGAAATGTTCCCCCCTGAAAAACGTGTAACGGCGATTGGATTTGTTAGCTCTGGATTTCTAATGGCTGGGGTTGTTGGTCAGATTTTTAGTAGCTTCATTAGCAATATGTTTGGATGGCAGAGTGTATTTTACATGATCGGAGCTATCTATCTAATAACAACCATTATCGTAGCTTTACTTATCCCAAAAGCTGATAATCAAAACAATGACAACAGTTTACTTGCCCCCTTTAAACAGTTTGGGTCCGTTCTTACAATAAAACCATTGTTGTTTTGCTATATAATTGCGACTACCCTATTACTGACCTTTGTTGGAATGTATACTGCACTCGGCAGCTATTTAAGCATAGAGTTTGGGTTAGGAAATCAAGACATTTTCTTTGTTCGTACTGTTGGAATTATCGGGATGTTGTTTTCTCCATTTACTGGAAAACTTGTTGCCGAATTTGGTATTCAAAATGTTCTGCGCGGGGGCCTTACCCTGGCTTTTGCGGGTCTAGCTTTTCTGGGAATTAGCTCTAACTTGCCGTTACTTATTATCATGAGCGTGATGTTCGTGACCGGAATTGCAATAACAGTACCAACACTTATTTCATTGGTGGGTCAACTTGGCGGTCAAGCACGTGGAGCTGCGGTTTCTCTTTATACATCTGTCGTATTTATTGGTGCTTCCCTCGGACCAATCATGGCGGTGGCGCTTTTAAACACCAGTAGTTACCTTTTGACATTTGAAATTTTGGCGTTGCTTCTTGGTATTGGTTTAGTTGCTTCATTTTTT
- a CDS encoding 4-oxalocrotonate tautomerase family protein — protein MPIINVDCWEGFNEEQKQEWIKELTEVTVNLFNIPPDKVLVLLREVPLSNWGQAGTVASDQDFLAKSRITELPIK, from the coding sequence ATGCCTATTATTAACGTTGATTGTTGGGAAGGTTTTAATGAAGAACAAAAACAGGAATGGATCAAGGAGCTGACAGAGGTAACGGTTAACTTGTTTAACATCCCCCCAGACAAAGTTTTAGTTCTTTTAAGAGAGGTTCCACTATCGAATTGGGGTCAAGCAGGGACTGTAGCATCCGATCAAGATTTTTTAGCTAAAAGCCGCATTACTGAACTACCAATTAAATAA